Proteins encoded by one window of Thioalkalivibrio sp. XN279:
- a CDS encoding tetratricopeptide repeat-containing sulfotransferase family protein: protein MSLLQGKSRAKTGRRVIIDLQKAERAFKDGHLKEVEQLCGEVLEERPDSCQACLLMAELRFRQARFEEVESWIARARTIEPGNPRGLNLLGRMLLRDGDLAGAEAAFREATEGDREYSDAWANLGHVLFQGERRVDAEQCFHRAIQHDREHGLANLSLGKMFFAQRRPDLAVPYLQTGIQRELSHREGQVTLALALFELGRLDEAITAYRRLVAAGDEDPEVYCGLAMSLEAMRDLELALAGYEVALELDPAHARAAAGLAGVLIALGHAPQALEFIAPRAARGDAAPCLHVAYARALQAVGRPAEALLHLADLVKRPAPARELAPAHRLLGELLDARGEHDRAFAQHRRANRLRPARYEPAANEALVTRLIEVFDRELLDSLPRGSNSEVPVFVVGLPCAGQASVGAMIGAHRRGAHAGALPHIDLGAGRTSRYNNVGLAYPECIRLLRERELRELSAAYLARLFVADESARRIVDSMWLNCLHIGLIELMFPRARIIHCVRDPMDAGLGCHFRTFSGLPAPFSGAFEDFGRFHADHLRLMAHWRETTRLSMLEVDYGALAADREAQGRRIIEFLGLEWDPSVASAAASAPVEGEDAACEGRDGWHRDYAAHLGALRQSLDVAGPAPPGG, encoded by the coding sequence ATGAGCCTGCTCCAGGGCAAGTCCAGGGCGAAGACGGGGCGCCGGGTCATCATCGACCTGCAGAAGGCGGAGCGGGCGTTCAAGGACGGCCATCTGAAGGAAGTGGAGCAGCTCTGCGGCGAGGTGCTGGAAGAGCGCCCGGACAGCTGCCAGGCCTGCCTGCTGATGGCCGAGCTGCGCTTCCGCCAGGCACGCTTCGAAGAGGTCGAGAGCTGGATCGCCCGGGCACGCACGATCGAGCCCGGCAACCCGCGGGGCCTCAACCTGCTGGGCCGGATGCTGCTGCGGGACGGCGACCTGGCCGGGGCCGAAGCGGCGTTCCGCGAGGCGACGGAGGGCGACCGCGAGTATTCCGACGCCTGGGCCAACCTCGGGCACGTGCTGTTCCAGGGCGAGCGGCGCGTGGATGCCGAGCAGTGCTTTCATCGCGCCATCCAGCACGATCGCGAGCACGGGCTTGCCAACCTCTCGCTGGGTAAGATGTTTTTCGCGCAGCGCCGCCCCGACCTGGCCGTGCCTTACCTGCAGACCGGGATCCAGCGCGAGCTGTCCCATCGCGAGGGCCAGGTCACGCTGGCGCTGGCCTTGTTCGAGCTGGGCCGGCTGGATGAGGCCATCACCGCCTATCGTCGCCTGGTGGCCGCCGGGGACGAGGACCCGGAGGTGTATTGCGGCCTCGCCATGTCTCTCGAGGCCATGCGCGACCTGGAGCTGGCGCTGGCCGGCTACGAGGTTGCACTGGAGCTGGACCCGGCGCATGCCCGGGCGGCCGCGGGGCTGGCCGGCGTGCTCATCGCCCTGGGTCACGCACCCCAGGCGCTGGAATTCATTGCCCCGCGCGCGGCGCGCGGCGACGCCGCGCCGTGCCTGCACGTCGCTTATGCTCGCGCACTGCAGGCGGTGGGAAGGCCGGCCGAGGCCTTGCTGCACCTGGCCGACCTGGTGAAGCGCCCGGCGCCCGCGCGCGAGCTGGCGCCGGCGCACCGGCTGCTCGGGGAGCTGCTGGACGCACGTGGGGAGCACGACCGCGCTTTTGCCCAGCATCGCCGCGCCAACCGCCTGCGCCCGGCGCGTTACGAGCCGGCCGCGAACGAGGCGCTCGTGACGCGCCTGATCGAGGTCTTCGACCGGGAGTTGCTGGACAGCCTGCCGCGGGGTTCCAACTCCGAAGTGCCGGTGTTCGTCGTCGGGCTGCCTTGCGCCGGCCAGGCGAGCGTGGGCGCGATGATTGGCGCGCACCGGCGCGGCGCCCATGCCGGGGCATTGCCGCATATCGACCTCGGCGCCGGTCGCACCAGCCGCTACAACAATGTCGGGCTGGCCTATCCGGAATGCATCAGGCTGCTGCGCGAGCGGGAATTGCGCGAGTTGTCGGCGGCCTACCTGGCGCGCCTGTTCGTCGCCGACGAGAGTGCGCGCCGCATCGTGGACTCGATGTGGCTGAACTGCCTGCACATCGGCCTGATAGAACTGATGTTCCCCCGGGCGCGGATCATCCATTGCGTGCGCGACCCGATGGACGCGGGCCTCGGCTGTCATTTCAGGACGTTCTCCGGCCTGCCGGCACCGTTTTCAGGGGCCTTTGAAGACTTCGGGCGCTTCCATGCCGACCACCTCCGCCTCATGGCTCACTGGCGTGAAACCACGCGCCTGTCCATGCTGGAGGTGGATTACGGTGCGCTGGCAGCGGACCGGGAGGCGCAGGGGCGCCGCATCATAGAGTTTCTCGGCCTCGAGTGGGACCCGTCGGTGGCGTCGGCCGCGGCCTCAGCGCCGGTCGAGGGCGAGGATGCGGCCTGCGAGGGTCGGGACGGGTGGCACCGCGATTATGCCGCGCACCTCGGCGCGCTGCGCCAGAGCCTGGACGTCGCCGGCCCGGCGCCGCCGGGCGGCTGA
- the recQ gene encoding DNA helicase RecQ, with amino-acid sequence MPMPSPALNETIDATLQRVFGFSAFRPPQREIVAGLVAGEDAFVLMPTGGGKSICYQLPALHRAGTAIVVSPLISLMKDQVDALLANGVAAAFYNSSLEADAARRTLARLHAGELDLLYVAPETLMGDSFLARLDDIRLALFAVDEAHCVSQWGHDFRPEYVQLGALRARFPGVPLVALTATADPQTREDIVRVLGLGHAQRYVASFDRPNIRYTVREKHQPFEQLARFLDTRPGESGIIYALSRRRVDELAAKLATRGTRAAAYHAGLGAAERSRVQEAFLRDELEVVVATVAFGMGIDKPNVRFVVHYDMPKNIEGYYQETGRAGRDGLPAEALLLFGAQDVATARSLVERSENPERQRIELHKLNAMAALAESLTCRRRVLLGYFGERLEHDCGNCDICLDPPERFDATEDARKALSCVYRLNQGYGLKYVVDVLRGGRSERILAAGHDRLSTWGIGAHHGAQEWASIIRQLIHRGYLEQDIERYSVLRLTPAARPLLRGEETLELARPRVKAAAKRKAPKAAAGGPYDETLFEALRALRKALADAQGVPPYIVFGDATLVEMARRRPATPGELLEVSGVGQKKLERYGADFLAAIREHSGA; translated from the coding sequence ATGCCGATGCCTTCTCCCGCCCTGAACGAAACCATCGACGCCACGCTGCAGCGCGTATTCGGCTTTTCCGCTTTCCGGCCGCCACAACGCGAGATCGTCGCCGGACTGGTGGCCGGGGAGGATGCCTTCGTCCTGATGCCCACCGGGGGCGGGAAATCGATCTGCTATCAGCTGCCGGCGCTGCACCGCGCCGGCACCGCGATCGTCGTCTCCCCGCTGATATCGCTGATGAAAGACCAGGTCGACGCCCTGCTCGCCAACGGCGTGGCCGCCGCCTTCTACAACTCCTCGCTGGAAGCCGATGCGGCGCGGCGCACGCTGGCCCGGCTGCATGCGGGCGAGCTCGACCTGCTGTACGTGGCCCCGGAGACCCTGATGGGCGATTCTTTCCTCGCCCGTCTCGACGACATCCGCCTCGCGCTGTTCGCCGTGGACGAGGCGCATTGCGTGTCGCAGTGGGGCCATGACTTCCGCCCGGAGTACGTGCAGCTGGGCGCACTGCGCGCGCGCTTCCCCGGCGTGCCGCTGGTCGCGCTCACGGCCACGGCAGACCCGCAGACCCGCGAGGACATCGTGCGCGTGCTCGGCCTCGGGCATGCGCAACGCTACGTGGCGAGCTTCGACCGGCCCAACATCCGCTACACCGTGCGCGAGAAGCACCAGCCCTTCGAGCAGCTGGCGCGCTTCCTCGACACGCGCCCCGGCGAGTCGGGGATCATCTATGCGCTCTCGCGCCGCCGGGTGGACGAGCTGGCGGCCAAGCTGGCGACGCGCGGCACGCGTGCGGCGGCTTACCACGCCGGGCTGGGCGCGGCGGAGCGGTCGCGCGTGCAGGAGGCTTTCCTGCGCGACGAGCTCGAGGTGGTGGTGGCCACGGTGGCCTTCGGCATGGGCATCGACAAGCCCAACGTGCGCTTCGTGGTGCATTACGACATGCCGAAGAACATCGAGGGCTATTACCAGGAGACGGGGCGGGCGGGACGAGACGGCCTGCCGGCGGAGGCGTTGCTGCTGTTCGGCGCGCAGGACGTGGCCACGGCGCGCAGCCTGGTGGAGCGCAGCGAAAACCCGGAGCGCCAGCGCATCGAGCTGCACAAGCTGAACGCCATGGCCGCGCTGGCGGAAAGCCTGACCTGCCGGCGCCGCGTGCTGCTGGGCTATTTCGGCGAGCGGCTGGAGCATGACTGCGGCAACTGCGACATCTGCCTGGACCCGCCGGAGCGCTTCGACGCCACCGAGGATGCGCGCAAGGCGTTGTCCTGCGTCTATCGCCTCAACCAGGGCTACGGGCTGAAGTACGTGGTCGACGTGCTGCGCGGCGGGCGCAGCGAGCGCATCCTCGCGGCCGGGCATGATCGCCTCTCGACCTGGGGCATCGGCGCGCACCACGGGGCGCAGGAATGGGCCTCCATCATCCGCCAGCTGATCCACCGCGGTTACCTGGAGCAGGACATCGAGCGCTACTCCGTGCTCCGGCTCACCCCGGCGGCGCGCCCGCTGCTGCGCGGCGAGGAGACGCTGGAGCTGGCGCGGCCGCGCGTCAAGGCCGCGGCGAAGCGCAAGGCGCCGAAAGCGGCCGCGGGCGGTCCCTACGACGAGACCCTGTTCGAGGCGCTCAGGGCGCTGCGCAAGGCGCTCGCGGACGCGCAGGGCGTGCCGCCCTACATCGTGTTCGGCGACGCCACGCTGGTGGAGATGGCGCGCCGGCGGCCGGCCACGCCTGGTGAATTGCTGGAAGTCAGCGGCGTCGGCCAGAAGAAGCTGGAACGCTACGGCGCCGACTTCCTCGCCGCCATCCGGGAGCATTCCGGCGCCTGA
- a CDS encoding inorganic phosphate transporter: MAKPALDKDLKRLSRLEEGVRGMSRGMVPLSLALLFLVIVGVTVAAVVGVGGSLAIIVAASVIGGYMALNIGANDVANNMSPAVGSRALHIGVAVLIAAIFEAAGAILAGGDVVRTVSGGIIRPDLMPDTSAFTVAMLSALFAAALWINLATWLGAPVSTTHSVVGGVLGGGVAMAGLGAADWDVVARIVASWVVSPVLGGLIAAGFLLYIKLKILYVPDQLEQARRRVPLLVAIMAGAFASYLMLKGFSRIWKVPLWIALSGGLTVAFMTLMWVQPVIARMTHGKPSNRGTVGTLFTIPVICGAALLSFAHGANDVANAIGPLAAIHASVTEGGIVSVAAIPPWILLIGAFGIATGLLLYGPKLIRTVGSKITKLNRIRAFCVTLSAAITVIIASALGLPVSSTHIAIGALFGVGFLREFMVNRRNGRSGLDTMPFEAPGTAAEQPDPQGGGAAPEQKLRKRYLVRRRHLLTIVAAWLVTVPASAAVAAVLALALARVGLPL, translated from the coding sequence ATGGCTAAACCGGCACTAGACAAGGATCTCAAGCGTCTCAGCCGGCTCGAGGAAGGGGTGCGCGGCATGTCGCGCGGGATGGTGCCGCTCAGCCTCGCCCTGCTGTTCCTGGTCATCGTGGGTGTCACCGTGGCTGCGGTCGTCGGGGTCGGCGGCAGCCTGGCCATCATCGTGGCCGCCAGCGTCATCGGCGGTTACATGGCGCTCAACATCGGCGCCAACGACGTGGCCAACAACATGTCGCCGGCCGTCGGCTCGCGCGCCCTGCACATCGGTGTCGCAGTGCTGATCGCTGCGATCTTCGAGGCCGCAGGGGCCATTCTCGCCGGCGGCGACGTGGTCAGGACGGTCTCGGGGGGCATCATCCGGCCGGATCTCATGCCCGACACCAGCGCCTTCACCGTCGCCATGCTGTCCGCGCTGTTCGCAGCGGCGCTGTGGATCAACCTGGCGACCTGGCTCGGCGCGCCGGTCTCCACGACCCACTCGGTTGTCGGCGGCGTGCTCGGCGGCGGCGTCGCCATGGCGGGTCTCGGCGCGGCTGACTGGGACGTCGTGGCCCGGATCGTCGCCAGCTGGGTGGTCTCTCCCGTGCTCGGCGGCCTGATCGCTGCCGGCTTCCTGCTCTACATCAAGCTGAAGATCCTCTACGTGCCGGACCAGCTCGAGCAGGCGCGCCGCAGGGTGCCCCTGCTGGTCGCCATCATGGCGGGCGCCTTCGCCAGCTACCTGATGCTCAAGGGTTTCTCGAGAATCTGGAAAGTCCCGCTCTGGATCGCACTGAGCGGCGGGTTGACGGTGGCGTTCATGACCTTGATGTGGGTGCAGCCGGTCATCGCTCGCATGACTCACGGCAAACCATCGAACCGCGGCACGGTCGGCACCCTGTTCACGATCCCCGTGATCTGCGGCGCGGCGCTGCTGTCCTTCGCGCATGGCGCCAACGACGTCGCCAACGCCATCGGCCCGCTCGCGGCCATCCACGCCTCCGTGACCGAAGGGGGCATCGTCAGCGTGGCTGCGATACCGCCCTGGATTCTCCTCATCGGCGCTTTCGGCATAGCCACCGGGCTGTTGTTGTACGGGCCCAAGCTGATCCGCACCGTCGGCTCAAAGATCACCAAGCTGAACCGCATCCGTGCCTTTTGCGTCACCCTCTCGGCGGCGATCACGGTGATCATCGCCTCCGCGCTGGGCTTGCCGGTGAGCTCCACCCACATCGCCATCGGCGCCCTGTTCGGCGTAGGGTTCCTGCGCGAATTCATGGTCAACCGCCGCAACGGGCGCAGCGGGCTCGACACCATGCCGTTCGAGGCGCCCGGGACGGCAGCAGAGCAGCCGGACCCGCAGGGCGGCGGGGCTGCGCCGGAACAGAAGCTGCGCAAGCGCTACCTGGTCAGGCGCAGGCACCTGCTGACGATCGTGGCGGCCTGGTTGGTGACGGTGCCGGCGAGCGCCGCGGTGGCGGCCGTGCTGGCACTGGCACTGGCCCGGGTGGGCCTGCCGCTCTAG
- the egtB gene encoding ergothioneine biosynthesis protein EgtB: protein MSIPSPLAPPLAPPLPAAPLSDRYADVRARTEALVAPLSAEDACVQSMPDASPAKWHLAHTTWFFEHFVLAGRLPGYQVFHERFGYLFNSYYFTVGQMHLRPRRGLVTRPSLGEVLGYRAHVDEAMNRLLQNGAGDAELEQLVTLGTHHEQQHQELLLTDIKHLLAQNPLLPAYAEARPGPPHAAVPLEWIPGQAGIVEIGHAGDGFAFDNETPRHRALLRDHALASRPVTNAEYREFIADGGYAETGLWLSDGWSTVMAEGWERPLYWQEDLEHAFTLHGVQPIDPAAPVAHLSYYEADAFARWAGARLPTEFEWEAAAAREPVTGTFADSGALEPRAGTPGPGLRQLYGDAWEWTASPYAPYPGFRPLAGSLGEYNGKFMCSQMVLRGGSCATPAGHVRPTYRNFFYPTQRWQFSGLRLARDA, encoded by the coding sequence ATGAGCATACCCTCGCCCCTGGCGCCGCCGCTGGCGCCGCCGCTGCCGGCCGCGCCCCTGAGCGACCGCTACGCCGACGTGCGCGCCCGCACCGAGGCGCTGGTCGCGCCGCTGTCCGCCGAGGACGCCTGTGTGCAGAGCATGCCCGACGCCAGCCCGGCGAAGTGGCACCTGGCGCACACCACCTGGTTCTTCGAGCATTTCGTGCTCGCCGGCCGCCTGCCCGGCTACCAGGTGTTCCACGAGCGCTTCGGCTACCTGTTCAACTCCTATTACTTCACCGTGGGCCAGATGCACCTGCGCCCGCGCCGCGGCCTGGTGACGCGACCTTCGCTGGGCGAGGTGCTCGGCTACCGCGCGCATGTGGACGAGGCCATGAACCGGCTGCTGCAAAACGGGGCCGGCGATGCGGAGCTCGAGCAGCTCGTCACCCTGGGTACGCACCACGAGCAACAGCACCAGGAGCTGCTGCTCACCGACATCAAGCACCTGCTGGCGCAGAATCCCCTGCTGCCGGCTTACGCCGAGGCGCGCCCGGGGCCGCCGCATGCAGCCGTCCCGCTTGAGTGGATTCCCGGGCAGGCCGGCATCGTCGAGATCGGCCACGCGGGTGACGGCTTCGCCTTCGACAACGAGACCCCGCGGCATCGCGCCCTGTTGCGCGACCACGCACTCGCCTCGCGGCCCGTGACCAATGCCGAGTACCGCGAGTTCATTGCGGATGGGGGCTATGCCGAAACCGGCCTGTGGCTGTCAGACGGCTGGTCGACGGTAATGGCAGAGGGCTGGGAGCGCCCGCTCTACTGGCAGGAGGACCTGGAGCATGCCTTCACCCTCCATGGCGTGCAGCCAATTGATCCTGCGGCACCGGTGGCGCACCTGAGCTATTACGAGGCCGACGCCTTCGCGCGCTGGGCCGGCGCCCGCCTGCCCACCGAGTTCGAATGGGAGGCCGCCGCCGCGCGCGAGCCGGTGACGGGCACCTTCGCCGACAGCGGAGCGCTGGAACCCCGCGCCGGGACGCCCGGACCCGGGCTGCGCCAGCTCTACGGCGATGCCTGGGAATGGACCGCGAGCCCCTATGCGCCCTATCCCGGCTTCCGGCCGCTGGCGGGTTCGCTGGGCGAGTACAACGGGAAGTTCATGTGCAGCCAGATGGTCCTGCGCGGGGGGTCCTGCGCCACCCCCGCCGGGCACGTCCGGCCCACCTACCGTAATTTCTTCTATCCCACGCAGCGCTGGCAGTTCAGCGGCCTGCGCCTCGCCAGGGACGCGTGA
- the egtD gene encoding L-histidine N(alpha)-methyltransferase, which yields MSENLGTMTDFSPDDSVMLKDVLRGLALPQKNIPSLYFYDQRGSELFDAITELPEYYPTRTEIGILERHGAEMAAALGPGVRLIELGSGSALKTELLLGRLEDPAAYVPVEISREHLLAAAARIAADFPDLEVMPVTADFTEPFDLPEPARRRVERNVAFFPGSTIGNFPRGMAADLLAATCREVGAGGAMLIGVDLVKDRATLERAYNDAAGVTAQFNLNLLVRLNRELGADFDVAAFRHQAVWDEDAARIEMRLVSTRAQRVQVAGRPFEFAAGEVLVTEYSHKYTPAVFRSLAEGAGFRVARTWTDPEGLFSVQLLEVPGAAQDSSGGT from the coding sequence ATGAGCGAGAACCTCGGCACCATGACGGACTTCAGCCCCGATGATTCCGTGATGCTCAAGGACGTGCTGCGCGGCCTGGCGCTGCCGCAGAAGAACATCCCCTCGCTGTATTTCTACGACCAGCGCGGCTCCGAGCTGTTCGACGCCATTACGGAGTTGCCCGAGTATTACCCTACGCGCACCGAGATCGGCATTCTCGAGCGCCACGGCGCGGAGATGGCGGCCGCGCTCGGCCCCGGGGTGCGCCTGATCGAACTGGGTTCCGGCTCGGCGCTGAAAACGGAGCTGCTGCTGGGCCGGCTGGAAGATCCGGCAGCCTATGTGCCGGTGGAGATTTCGCGCGAGCACCTGCTGGCGGCCGCGGCGCGCATCGCCGCCGACTTCCCCGACCTCGAAGTCATGCCGGTGACGGCGGACTTCACGGAGCCCTTCGACCTGCCGGAACCGGCCCGCCGCCGGGTCGAGCGCAACGTGGCCTTCTTCCCCGGCTCGACCATCGGCAACTTCCCCCGCGGCATGGCGGCGGACCTGCTTGCCGCCACCTGCCGCGAAGTCGGCGCCGGCGGCGCCATGCTCATCGGCGTCGACCTGGTGAAAGACCGCGCCACCCTGGAACGGGCCTACAACGACGCGGCCGGGGTGACCGCCCAGTTCAACCTGAACCTGCTGGTCCGCCTGAACCGCGAGCTCGGCGCAGACTTCGACGTCGCCGCGTTCCGCCACCAGGCAGTGTGGGACGAGGATGCGGCGCGCATCGAGATGCGCCTGGTCAGCACCCGCGCGCAACGGGTGCAGGTCGCCGGGAGGCCATTCGAGTTCGCCGCCGGAGAAGTCCTCGTGACCGAGTACTCACACAAGTACACGCCCGCGGTTTTCCGCAGCCTGGCCGAAGGCGCCGGGTTCCGCGTGGCCCGGACCTGGACGGACCCGGAAGGCCTGTTCTCGGTCCAGCTGCTGGAAGTCCCCGGCGCGGCTCAGGACTCTTCTGGCGGCACGTAG
- a CDS encoding oxidative damage protection protein, translating to MTRTVNCVLLGREAEGLDRPPYPGELGQRIYEQVSKQAWQQWLAHQTMLINEYRLVVIEPQAREFLREQMEQFFFGGGAAAPEGYVPPEES from the coding sequence ATGACCAGAACCGTCAATTGCGTGCTGCTCGGCCGCGAGGCCGAGGGCCTGGACCGCCCACCCTATCCGGGCGAGCTCGGGCAGCGCATCTACGAGCAGGTGTCGAAGCAGGCGTGGCAGCAGTGGCTGGCGCACCAGACCATGCTCATCAACGAGTACCGCCTGGTCGTCATCGAGCCGCAGGCGCGCGAGTTCCTGCGCGAGCAGATGGAGCAGTTCTTCTTCGGCGGCGGCGCCGCCGCGCCCGAGGGCTACGTGCCGCCAGAAGAGTCCTGA
- the mutY gene encoding A/G-specific adenine glycosylase encodes MTDAFAAALLEWFDRCGRHDLPWQRERSAYRTWVSEIMLQQTQVATAASYFERFMQRFPTVEALAAAPLDEVLHLWSGLGYYARARNLHRAAQRVVLEHGGELPQDLEALQALPGIGRSTAGAILAMAHGRRHPILDGNVKRVLARVHAVPGWPGQAAVERRLWALAETHTPARRVGDYTQAIMDLGATLCRRANPACAKCPVAALCAARREGRQSEYPAPRPRRPRPLRHARMLLLRDKSGAVLLEQRPAAGVWGGLWCPPELGEENPESWGRRVLGAPVRTEPPLARVRHGFTHFELEITPLRARLDGAAPRLMESGRWVWYNARSPAKLGLAAVVERLIAALDGPDAGPATRKSP; translated from the coding sequence ATGACTGACGCTTTCGCCGCGGCCCTGCTGGAGTGGTTCGATCGCTGCGGCCGGCACGACCTGCCGTGGCAGCGCGAGCGCAGTGCCTACCGCACCTGGGTGTCCGAGATCATGTTGCAGCAGACCCAGGTCGCAACCGCAGCGTCTTACTTCGAGCGCTTCATGCAGCGTTTCCCCACCGTGGAGGCGCTCGCGGCCGCGCCGCTCGACGAGGTGCTGCACCTCTGGTCGGGGCTGGGCTACTACGCGCGGGCGCGCAACCTGCACCGCGCCGCGCAACGGGTAGTCCTGGAGCATGGTGGTGAGCTGCCGCAGGATCTCGAGGCCCTGCAGGCGCTGCCCGGCATCGGCCGTTCCACGGCCGGCGCCATCCTCGCCATGGCGCACGGCCGGCGTCACCCCATCCTGGACGGCAACGTGAAGCGGGTGCTGGCGCGGGTGCATGCAGTTCCCGGCTGGCCGGGCCAGGCCGCGGTCGAGCGCCGGCTGTGGGCGCTGGCCGAGACGCACACCCCGGCGCGGCGGGTGGGTGACTACACCCAGGCCATCATGGACCTCGGCGCGACCCTGTGCCGGCGCGCCAACCCGGCCTGTGCGAAGTGCCCGGTGGCGGCGCTGTGCGCGGCGCGCCGGGAAGGCCGCCAGTCCGAGTATCCCGCGCCGCGCCCGCGCCGGCCGCGCCCGCTGCGGCACGCGCGCATGCTCCTGCTGCGGGATAAGAGCGGCGCGGTGCTGCTGGAGCAGCGCCCGGCGGCCGGCGTCTGGGGCGGGCTGTGGTGTCCGCCGGAACTGGGCGAGGAGAACCCGGAGAGCTGGGGTCGGCGGGTGCTGGGCGCGCCGGTGCGGACGGAGCCGCCGCTCGCACGGGTGCGGCACGGTTTCACGCATTTCGAACTCGAGATCACCCCGCTGCGCGCCCGCCTCGACGGCGCGGCGCCGCGGCTGATGGAGAGCGGCCGGTGGGTCTGGTATAACGCCCGCTCTCCGGCGAAGCTGGGGCTCGCCGCCGTGGTGGAACGGTTGATCGCGGCGCTGGACGGGCCCGATGCAGGGCCAGCAACAAGGAAATCACCATGA
- a CDS encoding SRPBCC family protein has protein sequence MNPGRLLAVAAACLLCAPAGAFELLAVESRHEGEEYMLRIEARFSAGADAVLGVLTDYERIHELHPNLLESRSLGLVAPGVEEVYLRSEACVLLFCREMHRVEHIRVEGHTLHAVDVPRRGSFRSGATSWRFTPDGDGALLEYQTRFVPAFEPLPMLGPALLLDAVERMTRETMLEVDRRAMASDD, from the coding sequence ATGAACCCGGGGCGCCTGCTGGCTGTCGCGGCTGCCTGCCTGCTGTGCGCGCCTGCTGGCGCTTTCGAGCTGCTGGCGGTGGAGAGCCGGCATGAGGGCGAGGAGTACATGCTGCGGATCGAGGCCCGGTTCAGCGCCGGGGCCGACGCCGTGCTGGGGGTCCTGACCGATTACGAGCGCATCCACGAGCTCCATCCCAATTTGCTGGAAAGCCGCTCCCTCGGCCTGGTGGCGCCCGGGGTCGAGGAGGTCTACCTGCGTTCGGAGGCCTGTGTCCTGCTGTTCTGCCGCGAGATGCACCGCGTGGAGCACATCCGCGTGGAAGGCCATACGCTGCACGCGGTGGACGTGCCGCGACGCGGCTCGTTCCGCTCGGGCGCCACTTCCTGGCGCTTCACGCCGGACGGCGACGGCGCGCTGCTGGAATACCAGACCCGGTTCGTGCCGGCGTTCGAGCCCTTGCCCATGCTCGGTCCGGCACTGCTGCTGGACGCGGTGGAACGGATGACCCGCGAGACCATGCTGGAAGTTGATCGGCGCGCCATGGCGAGCGATGACTGA